The proteins below are encoded in one region of Myxococcales bacterium:
- a CDS encoding TIGR04551 family protein, whose protein sequence is MAKLRLFFIGFTALVLFPAFAEAQQAKQKKPVEKKEQVRETDDARSSEEDAESDTEATEGSDEEAGDAAADDEDTPTLRAPSMDMPDVNSLSPIGEETEEEEDDSFLSPGEAADRLAREGGFAADSDPAAQTTPWTSPQPVFGLHGYFRVRGEHQDGFWLGRTPPPGQTADPPFDRFRPIENRDGVDVKGGCSDGAFGNSRCDTGTLSYANMRLRLIPELNLSDDVRVKAWIDVFDNMVLGSTPSNISGDLQAINSTQVPLSAGVNSLEDSIIARRAWAEVRNRALGELRFGRMGFDWGLGMVYNGGAGIDDDFSTDVDRIMGITNIAGLYLMAVYDFAGEGLINQTQPTNLQGLPFDAGQKDDVDQFMFAVSRREDPVEQKEKLARGEAVLNAGALFAYRKQFISSEASGSGLGAVEPVDTTTLNLVRRNYENFNPDVWAQFLVGTLRLEIEASLNFGSVENTDLTAFNKQDYNILQFGFAFESEYRLLDEKLGLYFNAGFASGDSDVEGLALGDDSFTQQQTLGSVDNTISSMSFHRNYRIDLILWRNIMQRISGAYYFKPGISYDFVRGAFGQLLGARLDLIWSRASSPLQTWGNDPDLGIEINASLYYRSEDGPDLTDGFFALVQYGLLFPFSGLGYLANEFPAGEPSLNNAFTLRTVLGVQF, encoded by the coding sequence AGGCTAAGCAAAAAAAGCCTGTCGAGAAAAAAGAACAGGTGCGTGAAACGGACGATGCGCGGAGTTCTGAAGAGGACGCCGAGTCCGATACCGAAGCAACTGAAGGCAGTGACGAAGAAGCAGGTGATGCGGCAGCCGACGACGAGGACACGCCAACGCTTCGCGCACCTTCGATGGACATGCCGGATGTTAATTCGCTGAGCCCCATCGGAGAAGAAACCGAAGAGGAAGAAGACGACAGTTTCCTTTCTCCTGGAGAGGCTGCTGATCGTCTGGCTCGTGAAGGCGGCTTTGCTGCCGACAGCGATCCTGCGGCGCAAACCACGCCATGGACTTCGCCACAACCAGTGTTCGGCTTGCATGGTTATTTCCGCGTACGCGGTGAGCATCAAGATGGCTTTTGGTTGGGACGCACCCCGCCGCCGGGGCAAACAGCTGATCCCCCCTTTGATCGTTTCAGGCCCATTGAAAACCGCGATGGCGTTGATGTTAAAGGTGGATGCAGTGATGGCGCATTTGGAAACAGTCGCTGCGACACCGGCACGCTTTCCTATGCCAACATGCGTCTTCGTTTGATTCCAGAACTTAATCTCAGCGATGATGTTCGGGTAAAAGCTTGGATTGATGTGTTTGACAACATGGTCCTTGGCTCAACACCTTCGAACATCTCCGGTGATTTGCAGGCCATCAACTCGACGCAGGTTCCACTTAGCGCCGGTGTAAACTCGCTTGAAGACAGTATCATCGCCCGACGTGCGTGGGCAGAGGTCCGCAACCGGGCGCTTGGTGAATTGCGCTTTGGTCGCATGGGTTTCGATTGGGGCCTTGGCATGGTCTACAACGGTGGCGCCGGCATCGACGATGACTTTTCTACGGACGTGGACCGAATCATGGGCATCACGAATATCGCAGGCCTATACCTCATGGCAGTGTATGATTTTGCGGGTGAGGGGCTGATCAATCAAACCCAGCCGACTAACTTGCAGGGCCTTCCGTTTGATGCGGGACAAAAAGATGACGTCGACCAGTTTATGTTTGCTGTATCGCGGCGCGAGGATCCTGTGGAACAGAAAGAAAAGTTAGCGCGCGGCGAAGCTGTTTTGAATGCCGGTGCGCTTTTTGCTTACCGTAAACAGTTTATTTCCTCCGAAGCGAGCGGCAGTGGGCTTGGTGCAGTCGAGCCAGTGGACACAACCACGCTGAATCTGGTGCGACGAAACTACGAAAATTTCAATCCCGATGTCTGGGCCCAATTTCTCGTGGGCACGCTTCGCCTTGAAATCGAAGCATCACTCAACTTCGGAAGTGTCGAGAACACCGACCTGACTGCCTTTAACAAACAAGACTACAACATTTTGCAGTTTGGCTTCGCCTTTGAGAGCGAATACCGTTTGCTGGATGAAAAACTCGGTCTGTATTTTAACGCCGGTTTTGCCTCGGGTGACTCAGACGTTGAAGGCTTGGCGCTGGGCGATGATAGCTTTACGCAGCAACAAACCTTGGGATCGGTGGACAACACCATCTCGTCCATGAGTTTTCATCGTAACTATCGCATCGATTTGATTCTATGGCGCAACATCATGCAACGGATTTCCGGCGCGTATTATTTCAAGCCGGGCATCAGCTATGATTTTGTTCGCGGCGCTTTTGGGCAGCTGTTGGGCGCACGTCTTGATTTGATTTGGTCACGTGCTTCATCGCCCTTGCAAACATGGGGCAACGATCCAGACCTTGGCATTGAGATCAACGCTTCGCTTTATTATCGTAGCGAGGATGGTCCCGACCTTACTGACGGCTTTTTTGCGCTTGTGCAGTATGGTTTGCTCTTTCCTTTTTCTGGACTCGGCTATCTCGCGAACGAATTTCCTGCAGGAGAGCCTAGCCTTAATAACGCCTTTACACTTCGCACTGTCTTAGGCGTGCAGTTTTAG
- the radA gene encoding DNA repair protein RadA, which produces MAAKAKQQKSVFVCRECGASSPKWLGRCPSCGEWSSLVEERISRTQLKSGPSRGLGAPRTGPRKLSDIDGDTSPRLASGLGELDRVLGGGLVPGAVMLLGGDPGIGKSTLLMQVVASLAQRKTKVLYLSGEESETQIALRAKRICGDASDQVWVFASNSLNEFEALPEEQVPEVMVVDSVQTLRAEELESAAGSVSQLREVTARLVDYAKSRNVALFLVGHVTKDGMLAGPKVLEHLVDTVLSFEGDKNHNYRILRSVKNRFGPANELAIYNMSAEGLAEVPDPSALFLAERNSDNVGSVVFASAEGSRPLLVEIQALLAPAVFGGARRVADGLDTNRLSILLAVLERKAGLSVLDRDVFVSVAGGLKVDEPAMDLALCTAIVSSLRDVPVPRDTVVLGELGLTGEVRSIPRAPLRLAEAAKLGFRRAIVPASTLKSLKQTKELSSLHIQAASTLQEALELIF; this is translated from the coding sequence GTGGCAGCTAAGGCAAAGCAGCAAAAATCTGTTTTCGTATGCCGTGAGTGTGGCGCTTCTTCGCCGAAGTGGCTTGGTCGCTGCCCCTCATGCGGCGAATGGAGCTCTCTTGTTGAGGAGCGGATATCGCGCACGCAACTAAAATCGGGGCCATCTCGTGGTCTGGGAGCACCGAGGACCGGTCCACGAAAGCTTAGCGATATCGATGGGGACACTTCGCCGCGACTCGCGTCGGGACTTGGTGAACTGGATCGGGTTCTTGGTGGAGGATTGGTCCCAGGTGCGGTGATGCTGCTTGGTGGTGACCCCGGTATTGGTAAATCGACCTTGCTTATGCAGGTGGTGGCGTCTTTGGCGCAACGCAAAACAAAAGTGCTTTATCTCAGCGGAGAAGAGTCGGAGACGCAAATCGCATTGCGAGCAAAACGCATTTGCGGCGATGCTTCCGATCAAGTGTGGGTGTTTGCCAGCAATTCGCTCAACGAATTTGAAGCGCTTCCTGAGGAGCAAGTGCCGGAGGTGATGGTGGTCGATTCGGTGCAGACCTTGCGCGCCGAAGAGCTCGAATCCGCCGCTGGGAGCGTTAGCCAGCTTCGCGAGGTGACGGCGCGCTTGGTCGACTACGCAAAGAGCCGAAACGTCGCGCTTTTTCTAGTTGGGCATGTGACGAAAGATGGCATGCTGGCAGGGCCCAAGGTGCTTGAGCATCTGGTCGATACAGTGCTGTCGTTTGAGGGCGATAAAAACCACAACTATCGCATCTTACGCTCCGTGAAAAACCGTTTCGGTCCGGCCAATGAGCTTGCCATCTATAATATGAGCGCTGAGGGCCTTGCTGAAGTCCCCGATCCCAGTGCGCTGTTTTTAGCTGAACGAAACAGTGACAACGTGGGCTCGGTGGTGTTTGCCAGTGCGGAAGGCTCGCGGCCCTTGCTTGTGGAGATTCAAGCCTTGCTTGCCCCGGCGGTGTTTGGTGGGGCACGGAGGGTGGCCGATGGTCTCGATACCAATCGTCTTTCGATTTTGCTTGCTGTGCTGGAGCGCAAAGCTGGTTTGAGTGTGCTCGATCGCGATGTCTTTGTGAGCGTCGCTGGAGGCCTGAAGGTTGATGAGCCTGCCATGGATTTAGCGTTGTGTACGGCGATTGTTTCGAGTCTGCGGGATGTTCCGGTTCCGCGCGATACCGTGGTGCTTGGCGAGCTGGGCTTAACCGGTGAAGTGCGTTCGATTCCTCGTGCGCCATTGCGGCTTGCCGAAGCCGCAAAGCTGGGCTTTCGAAGGGCAATCGTCCCTGCCTCGACGTTGAAAAGTTTGAAGCAAACAAAAGAACTTAGCTCACTTCATATTCAAGCTGCGAGCACGCTTCAAGAGGCTTTGGAGCTCATCTTCTAG
- the gmk gene encoding guanylate kinase — translation MEDLLLLIISSPSGAGKTTLTRELLRTFPDFTFSVSHTTRKARQTEVDGKDYHFVSRDDFQKQVDQDAFLEWAEVHGNFYGTGRSELDRARKQGKRGIFFDIDYQGARQIKAVMPQACGVFILPPSMEELERRLRGRASEDEQSIEKRFKKARLEIEHYGLFDYLVVNDDLEQAGARLRSVIYSELSTRKRMATHAEDLLRYGRLEPKS, via the coding sequence ATGGAAGACTTGCTGCTCCTGATCATCTCTTCGCCTTCGGGTGCGGGTAAGACCACCCTGACTCGCGAGTTGCTTCGCACTTTCCCGGATTTCACCTTCTCGGTTTCGCATACCACTCGAAAAGCAAGACAAACCGAGGTAGACGGCAAGGACTATCACTTTGTCAGTCGCGATGACTTCCAAAAACAAGTGGATCAAGATGCGTTTTTAGAATGGGCTGAAGTGCACGGCAACTTCTATGGCACCGGACGTTCTGAACTCGATCGAGCCCGCAAACAGGGCAAACGTGGCATCTTTTTCGACATCGACTATCAAGGGGCACGGCAAATCAAAGCCGTAATGCCCCAAGCCTGTGGTGTTTTCATCTTACCGCCAAGCATGGAAGAACTGGAGCGTCGCTTGCGTGGCCGGGCCTCCGAAGATGAGCAAAGCATCGAAAAGCGCTTTAAAAAAGCACGCCTTGAAATTGAGCACTACGGATTGTTCGACTACCTTGTTGTCAACGACGATTTAGAGCAAGCCGGTGCACGCCTACGTAGTGTGATTTACTCCGAACTTTCGACGCGCAAGCGCATGGCAACACACGCCGAAGACTTGCTACGCTACGGGCGCCTTGAACCCAAAAGCTGA
- a CDS encoding YicC family protein, with protein MTGFGQALAPLGKSRIQVNLRAVNHRFLDLRVRLPRALSVAQTSIEDLLKQRLVRGHIEATVSIDSTGSASPALNKDAVRDFWEQMRELRDELDPNATLSFELLRLVPDLFNHEEQWEEKAIVASIEQATKDACAELEAMRNKEGAKLQEELLSYFDLIQTLAKDISDRRNSLVPQLRERYLTRINELISETKHKLDEGRLEQEIAILVQRGDIAEELSRLSSHVVQGRALLEDSTASKGKKLDFLLQEMGREVNTIGSKSQDALMAQKVVD; from the coding sequence ATGACCGGTTTTGGCCAGGCGTTGGCCCCGCTTGGAAAAAGCCGTATCCAAGTGAATCTGCGCGCGGTCAATCACCGCTTTTTAGATTTACGTGTTCGTTTACCTCGCGCTTTGAGTGTGGCACAGACGAGTATCGAAGATCTTCTAAAACAAAGGCTCGTCCGTGGTCACATCGAGGCCACCGTAAGCATTGACAGTACAGGCAGTGCATCGCCTGCGCTCAACAAAGACGCTGTCCGTGATTTTTGGGAGCAGATGCGAGAGCTTCGTGATGAGCTCGATCCAAACGCAACTCTTTCTTTTGAACTGCTTCGATTGGTACCCGATTTATTCAACCACGAAGAGCAATGGGAAGAAAAAGCCATCGTTGCATCGATTGAGCAAGCCACCAAAGACGCCTGTGCTGAATTGGAAGCCATGCGAAACAAAGAGGGAGCAAAACTTCAAGAAGAATTACTCTCTTACTTCGACCTTATTCAAACACTTGCTAAAGACATCTCGGACCGACGTAACAGCTTAGTACCCCAACTTCGCGAGCGATATTTAACGCGTATTAACGAGCTTATTTCCGAAACAAAGCACAAGCTCGATGAAGGCCGGCTTGAGCAGGAAATTGCTATCCTCGTTCAACGCGGCGACATTGCCGAAGAACTTTCCCGGCTGAGCTCCCATGTCGTCCAAGGTCGGGCTCTGCTTGAGGACAGCACAGCAAGCAAAGGTAAAAAGCTCGATTTTCTGCTTCAAGAAATGGGCCGCGAGGTCAACACCATCGGCTCCAAGTCACAAGACGCCCTGATGGCCCAAAAAGTGGTGGATTAA
- a CDS encoding DUF507 family protein: MRLYTGKIPTIAAELVDTLCKSGDIEVESKEEVQLDFESVMKEYLRMERSLVEEAKNRMEAAGMGYSNLGRIKSQVAKEKSLPSADDALPYLVQQILEMLFHSNNVAEVFVDDTVLRKAITPVMRKHMDVEADVEREVRDKIKNLEEGTSTFEIEYQKVMEEIKRKRGLV, translated from the coding sequence ATGCGACTTTATACAGGAAAAATCCCAACCATTGCCGCCGAGCTCGTCGATACGCTCTGCAAGAGTGGCGACATCGAGGTCGAAAGCAAAGAAGAAGTGCAGCTCGACTTTGAATCGGTCATGAAAGAATACCTGCGCATGGAGCGCAGCCTTGTCGAAGAAGCTAAGAACCGCATGGAAGCAGCTGGCATGGGCTACAGCAACCTGGGCCGCATCAAGAGCCAAGTGGCCAAAGAAAAGAGCCTACCTTCAGCGGACGACGCTCTTCCCTACTTGGTCCAGCAGATTTTGGAAATGCTATTTCATAGCAACAACGTTGCAGAAGTCTTTGTAGACGATACGGTCTTACGAAAGGCTATTACTCCCGTGATGCGCAAGCACATGGATGTGGAAGCCGACGTTGAGCGAGAAGTGCGCGACAAAATCAAAAACCTTGAAGAAGGCACCTCGACCTTTGAAATCGAATATCAAAAGGTCATGGAAGAAATTAAGCGCAAACGCGGCCTGGTTTAG
- a CDS encoding ABC transporter substrate-binding protein, translated as MKIRAIQLLLAILLLWLPTSGALAKGQDAVDFLKKKHAEVEKLLPKSKANNPELSDKLKQALNNLLDYEELSKRSLARHWNERSASERKQFVDLLRQLVQRNYEQNLSSTQEYKIKYHESRKEKDGVIVRTTAKSKVKKRAPELTIEYSLHPEGDAWKVYDVTTDGVSLVRNYRSQFGRIIRKEGWDDLISRMKKRLQDGSEI; from the coding sequence ATGAAAATTCGCGCGATTCAACTGCTTTTAGCCATCTTATTGCTATGGCTCCCTACCAGCGGCGCTCTCGCTAAGGGACAAGACGCCGTGGATTTTCTCAAGAAAAAACACGCCGAAGTCGAAAAACTTCTGCCGAAAAGCAAAGCGAACAACCCAGAGCTTTCTGACAAGCTAAAGCAGGCCCTCAATAACTTACTCGACTATGAAGAGCTCTCGAAGCGATCCTTGGCACGGCATTGGAACGAGCGCTCAGCGTCGGAGCGCAAACAGTTCGTCGACTTACTTCGCCAACTTGTTCAGCGCAACTACGAGCAAAATCTCAGCTCAACTCAAGAATACAAAATCAAGTACCACGAAAGCCGCAAAGAGAAAGACGGCGTTATCGTGCGCACCACAGCCAAGTCGAAGGTAAAAAAACGCGCCCCTGAGCTTACCATTGAGTATTCGCTTCACCCTGAAGGAGACGCTTGGAAAGTCTACGATGTCACCACGGACGGAGTGAGTCTCGTGCGCAATTACCGTAGCCAATTCGGCCGAATCATTCGGAAAGAAGGCTGGGATGACCTCATTAGTCGTATGAAAAAACGGCTCCAGGACGGTTCTGAAATCTAG
- a CDS encoding TolC family protein, whose protein sequence is MMGKGIRLVLLLLVLCTTLFSLAAQAKLTGLPSNVGLAYMIRAAERNYPGLLAARKKIVAAEAQLSEAKVSPFFQFQVIGAFGLAPESRGTPIFSPNSELPLGSSWAPIAKLGVEGAIPLWTFGKIGAAQDAARAGIKAAKEEKRQMLSTLRFDVRRAYFALQLSLDVMQMISEGEGKLDAAIKSVEERLEQDDPDIKESDRWRLSSTLAEVQARSAEANQLENTSRAALRTLTGLKEVHELDCPSEPADFQEKPLDWYQRAAHIHRPEVQMLGAALAARRAQSDLATAGYFPDLGLAVSALYGYAPGIDDQDNAFVIDRANTRSLTAGLVAKWSLDLWGNSYRAKRSNALFEQTLAQKDEALRGIELEVSSVYYELENARKSESSWEKGHSATRAWFISAAQGYQVGTAEARDLVDAIKAYFTARFSHTESIRSFNTAASKLERVIGTELIPLDRWEKACE, encoded by the coding sequence ATGATGGGTAAAGGAATTCGCCTTGTTTTGCTTTTGCTGGTGCTTTGCACGACCTTGTTTAGTCTTGCGGCACAGGCAAAGCTAACCGGCCTGCCTTCGAATGTTGGCCTTGCGTACATGATACGTGCGGCCGAACGTAACTATCCTGGTTTGTTGGCTGCACGCAAAAAGATCGTTGCGGCTGAGGCACAGCTTTCCGAAGCAAAGGTATCGCCCTTCTTCCAGTTTCAGGTCATCGGCGCTTTCGGACTTGCGCCTGAATCACGCGGCACACCTATCTTCAGTCCCAACTCCGAGCTTCCCCTTGGCAGCAGCTGGGCACCCATCGCAAAACTAGGTGTTGAGGGCGCGATACCGCTATGGACTTTTGGGAAAATTGGCGCAGCCCAGGATGCTGCCCGAGCCGGCATCAAGGCGGCCAAGGAAGAGAAACGCCAAATGCTTTCAACCCTACGCTTCGATGTAAGGCGGGCTTATTTTGCCCTGCAACTCTCGCTCGACGTCATGCAGATGATTTCCGAAGGCGAAGGCAAACTCGATGCCGCTATTAAATCGGTCGAAGAACGCTTGGAGCAAGACGATCCCGATATCAAAGAATCAGACCGATGGCGGCTTAGCTCTACCTTAGCCGAAGTGCAGGCACGAAGTGCCGAAGCCAATCAACTTGAAAACACTTCTCGCGCAGCGTTGCGGACACTTACGGGCCTCAAGGAGGTCCATGAGCTCGATTGCCCATCGGAGCCTGCGGATTTTCAAGAAAAACCACTCGATTGGTATCAACGTGCAGCGCACATTCATCGTCCGGAAGTCCAAATGCTCGGGGCTGCCCTGGCTGCACGGCGCGCACAAAGCGACCTTGCCACAGCGGGCTACTTTCCAGACTTGGGCTTAGCGGTCTCAGCCTTATATGGCTATGCACCCGGCATCGACGACCAAGACAACGCCTTTGTGATCGACCGGGCCAATACCCGCTCACTTACAGCGGGACTCGTGGCAAAATGGTCATTGGACCTTTGGGGAAACAGCTACCGCGCCAAGCGCAGCAACGCCTTGTTCGAGCAAACCTTAGCTCAAAAAGACGAAGCCTTACGCGGCATCGAACTCGAAGTAAGTTCGGTGTACTACGAACTTGAAAACGCAAGGAAAAGCGAAAGCTCATGGGAGAAGGGGCATTCTGCGACCCGCGCATGGTTTATCTCCGCTGCGCAGGGCTATCAGGTCGGCACTGCCGAAGCCCGAGACCTGGTCGACGCCATCAAGGCCTACTTCACAGCACGCTTTAGCCACACGGAATCCATTCGCAGCTTCAACACCGCCGCCTCCAAGCTCGAACGCGTCATCGGAACCGAACTCATTCCGCTTGACCGTTGGGAAAAAGCTTGCGAATAG
- a CDS encoding OmpH family outer membrane protein, with the protein MIFRRTLIVLNILLGAAFFVSTASAENNKIAVVDLQRAINETEDGRQAKARLKKLFKKRQDSLDSSQKQLKSMKDELEKKKDVLSRDALQVKLEDYQKRFVSLQSKYVDYQKELAAQEGELTKKIVERMERILKNVGKTRGYTMIVERGEGGVVWVPNDLDLTDELISRYNKGEGREASSSKASTSKKK; encoded by the coding sequence ATGATTTTTCGCAGAACCCTAATAGTGCTAAACATTTTATTGGGCGCCGCTTTTTTTGTTTCAACAGCATCCGCTGAAAACAACAAGATTGCAGTCGTTGATTTGCAACGTGCCATCAACGAGACCGAAGATGGTCGCCAGGCCAAAGCTCGCCTAAAAAAGCTATTCAAAAAGCGCCAAGACAGCCTCGATTCATCCCAAAAGCAGCTCAAGAGCATGAAAGATGAGCTTGAGAAGAAAAAAGACGTGCTCTCGCGCGATGCGTTGCAGGTCAAACTCGAAGACTACCAAAAGCGCTTCGTTTCACTGCAATCCAAGTATGTGGACTACCAAAAAGAGCTTGCCGCACAAGAAGGCGAACTTACGAAAAAAATCGTAGAGCGCATGGAACGCATTTTAAAGAATGTCGGCAAAACACGCGGCTACACCATGATTGTCGAGCGCGGCGAAGGCGGCGTGGTATGGGTGCCTAACGATTTGGACCTCACGGACGAGTTGATCAGCCGCTACAACAAAGGCGAAGGCCGGGAAGCTAGCAGCTCAAAAGCTTCAACTTCTAAGAAAAAATAG